The following proteins are encoded in a genomic region of Opisthocomus hoazin isolate bOpiHoa1 chromosome 4, bOpiHoa1.hap1, whole genome shotgun sequence:
- the LOC104337275 gene encoding C-C chemokine receptor type 8, with translation MNPTSQFPGTTEYDYGYDENTAPCNEGNGFRRFKSLFLPILYCLVFVFCLLGNSLVLWVLLTRKRLTTMTDICLLNLTASNLLFILPLPFQAHYASDQWVFGNAMCKIMAGIYYTGFYSSIFFITLMSIDRYIAIVHAVYAVRIRTASCGIIISLILWLVAGLASVPNIMFNQQLEIQQSVQCVARYPPGDNTWKVASQFAANILGLLIPLSILIFCYAQILKNLQKCKNRNKIKAIKMIFIIVIVFFVFWTPFNIALLLDSLQSLHIINDCKASYQIALALQLTETISFIHCCLNPVIYAFAGVTFKAHLKGLLQSCVRVLSNPVGGAGAGPSFSAPTQLSSCSDSTGFL, from the coding sequence ATGAATCCCACAAGCCAGTTCCCTGGCACAACAGAATATGACTATGGATATGACGAAAACACTGCTCCGTGCAACGAAGGAAACGGCTTTCGCAGGTTCAAATCCCTCTTTCTGCCGATCCTTTACTGCCTTGTGTTTGTCTTCTGCCTTCTGGGAAACTCCTTGGTCCTATGGGTTCTCCTGACCCGGAAAAGGCTGACGACAATGACTGACATCTGCCTGCTGAACCTCACAGCCTCCAATCTCCTCTTCATTTTGCCTCTCCCTTTCCAAGCCCACTACGCTTCAGACCAGTGGGTTTTTGGCAACGCTATGTGCAAGATAATGGCTGGCATTTATTACACAGGTTTTTATAGCAGTATTTTCTTTATAACCCTCATGAGCATAGACAGGTATATAGCAATTGTCCATGCTGTCTATGCCGTGAGGATACGGACAGCCTCTTGTGGCATAATTATCAGTTTAATCCTGTGGCTGGTGGCTGGCTTGGCTTCTGTACCCAACATCATGTTCAACCAGCAGCTGGAAATCCAGCAGTCTGTACAGTGTGTTGCCAGATACCCCCCAGGTGACAATACCTGGAAGGTCGCGTCTCAGTTTGCAGCCAATATCTTAGGCCTCTTGATTCCCCTTAGCATCCTCATTTTCTGCTATGCCCAGATACTGAAAAAcctgcaaaaatgcaaaaatcGGAACAAGATCAAGGCAATCAAGATGATTTTCATCATTGTCATTGTTTTCTTCGTCTTCTGGACTCCCTTCAACATTGCGTTGCTCCTAGactctctgcagagcctgcacATCATCAATGACTGCAAGGCAAGCTACCAGATAGCCCTGGCCCTGCAGCTGACAGAAACCATCTCCTTCATCCACTGCTGCCTGAACCCCGTGATCTACGCCTTTGCTGGAGTGACATTCAAGGCCCATCTTAAAGGACTGCTCCAGTCCTGTGTTCGTGTCCTGTCCAACCCTGTTGGAGGTGCAGGGGCTGGTCCGTCATTTTCAGCacccacccagctctccagctgctctgACAGCACAGGATTCCTGTGA